A window of Parasynechococcus marenigrum WH 8102 contains these coding sequences:
- a CDS encoding phosphoribulokinase, producing the protein MSKRHPVVAVTGSSGAGTSTVKRAFEHIFAREGITPAVVEGDSYHRYERMPMKQAMADALARGENFSHFGPEANLFDKLEELFRSYGETGAGQKRYYLHSAEEAAEHNARLGVDLGPGQFTPWEDIPAGTDLLFYEGLHGGVKGDGYDVASLADLLVGVVPITNLEWIQKIHRDNAERGYSAEAIVDTILRRMPDYINHICPQFGETDINFQRVPTVDTSNPFICRNIPTPDESFVIIHFRKGAREKWGIDFNYLLNMIHDSFMSSPTSIVVNGGKMGFAMELILTPIIHRMIEEKKNLG; encoded by the coding sequence ATGTCGAAGCGTCACCCGGTCGTCGCTGTCACCGGTTCCTCCGGAGCTGGAACCAGCACCGTCAAGCGCGCCTTCGAGCACATCTTTGCGCGTGAAGGCATCACACCTGCTGTGGTGGAGGGCGATAGCTACCACCGCTACGAGCGGATGCCGATGAAACAGGCCATGGCGGACGCCCTGGCCCGTGGCGAGAACTTCTCCCACTTCGGTCCCGAAGCCAACCTGTTCGACAAGCTCGAGGAGCTGTTCCGCAGTTACGGCGAGACCGGTGCTGGGCAGAAGCGTTACTACCTCCACAGCGCCGAAGAGGCCGCTGAGCACAATGCTCGTCTCGGCGTTGACCTTGGCCCCGGTCAGTTCACGCCCTGGGAGGACATCCCAGCCGGGACAGACCTGCTCTTCTACGAAGGCCTGCACGGTGGTGTGAAGGGTGACGGCTACGACGTGGCCTCCCTCGCCGATCTGCTCGTTGGTGTTGTGCCCATCACCAACCTCGAGTGGATCCAGAAGATTCACCGCGACAACGCTGAGCGCGGCTACTCAGCTGAGGCGATCGTGGACACGATCCTGCGCCGCATGCCGGATTACATCAATCACATCTGCCCGCAGTTCGGCGAAACCGACATCAACTTCCAGCGTGTTCCCACGGTGGACACCTCCAACCCGTTCATCTGCCGCAACATCCCGACGCCGGATGAAAGCTTCGTGATCATCCACTTTCGTAAGGGAGCCCGCGAGAAGTGGGGAATCGATTTCAACTATCTGTTGAACATGATCCACGACTCCTTCATGTCCAGCCCCACCAGCATTGTGGTGAACGGCGGCAAGATGGGTTTTGCGATGGAATTGATCCTCACCCCGATCATTCACCGCATGATCGAAGAGAAGAAGAACCTGGGCTGA
- a CDS encoding S66 peptidase family protein encodes MPSRRSLLISGATAAVAALVSNRAMASGPGGAAWLRPLRPGSRLRAVNPGTWMDPDRDLTPLRERCSAEGWLLEIPTEVRGQWRYFSGTDGDRRAALQEAWHDPGLEAVISLGGGWGGARVLEAGFRFPRSPKWSLGFSDSSSLLLAQWAAGLPGAIHGSNGGPDEQWQRTVDLLSGRPVESLEGIGVRTGVAEGPLVVSNLTVATHLIGTPWMPSLQGAILVLEDVGEAPYRIDRTLTQWRSAGLLNSVAGIACGRFSWDEDDVLPGDFTMEEILEERLGDLGVPLVLNLPVGHGLPNQALPLGALGRLDGRRGLLDLLP; translated from the coding sequence ATGCCGAGCCGCCGCTCGCTGCTGATCTCAGGAGCGACGGCGGCCGTTGCAGCGCTGGTGTCCAACCGTGCCATGGCCTCCGGCCCAGGCGGGGCTGCCTGGCTCAGACCTCTGAGGCCAGGATCCCGTCTGAGGGCTGTGAACCCTGGCACCTGGATGGATCCAGACAGGGATCTCACCCCCCTGCGCGAGCGCTGCAGCGCCGAGGGTTGGCTGCTGGAGATCCCGACAGAGGTCAGAGGTCAGTGGCGCTATTTCTCCGGCACGGATGGCGATCGCCGTGCAGCACTTCAGGAGGCCTGGCATGACCCTGGCTTGGAGGCGGTGATCAGCCTCGGGGGAGGCTGGGGCGGGGCCAGGGTGCTGGAGGCCGGCTTCCGTTTTCCACGCAGCCCGAAGTGGAGCCTTGGCTTTTCCGATTCCAGCTCCCTGCTTCTTGCCCAGTGGGCGGCCGGCCTGCCGGGAGCGATCCATGGATCCAACGGCGGCCCCGACGAGCAGTGGCAGCGGACGGTTGATCTGTTAAGTGGGCGTCCCGTGGAATCTCTGGAGGGGATCGGCGTCCGCACGGGTGTGGCCGAAGGACCGCTGGTGGTGTCCAACCTCACCGTGGCAACGCACCTGATCGGTACCCCCTGGATGCCATCACTGCAGGGAGCCATCCTTGTGCTGGAGGACGTGGGAGAGGCTCCTTACCGCATTGATCGAACGCTGACGCAATGGCGCAGCGCCGGACTGCTTAACAGCGTTGCTGGCATCGCCTGCGGACGCTTCAGCTGGGACGAGGACGACGTTCTTCCGGGGGATTTCACCATGGAGGAGATCCTGGAGGAACGGTTGGGGGATCTAGGCGTCCCCCTCGTGCTCAATCTTCCAGTGGGCCATGGCCTGCCCAATCAGGCACTCCCCCTCGGCGCACTGGGGCGACTCGATGGCCGCCGGGGCTTGCTGGACCTGTTGCCTTGA
- a CDS encoding ArsR/SmtB family transcription factor codes for MQNTLTTEQSRQTLKALADPTRLDVIHALAEGERCVCDLTADLGITQSRLSFHLRVLRDCGLLTDRHSGRWTYYRLQPDALSALEDWLAALRQHCSRSAPLCSD; via the coding sequence ATGCAGAACACCCTCACCACAGAGCAATCCCGGCAAACCCTGAAGGCTCTTGCAGACCCCACTCGTCTTGACGTGATCCACGCCCTGGCCGAGGGCGAGCGTTGCGTCTGTGATCTCACCGCGGATCTCGGAATCACCCAATCGCGCTTGTCTTTTCACCTGCGCGTGTTGAGGGATTGCGGGCTGCTGACTGACCGGCACAGCGGCCGCTGGACCTATTACCGCTTGCAGCCTGATGCCCTCTCCGCATTGGAGGACTGGTTGGCCGCCCTGCGTCAGCACTGCTCAAGAAGCGCCCCTCTCTGTTCCGACTGA
- a CDS encoding ArsJ-associated glyceraldehyde-3-phosphate dehydrogenase: MRIGINGFGRIGRLVFRALWGRPGIELVHVNDPAGDAATAAHLLEFDSVHGRWDRGISSDADGFSVEGSPLTWSSEKDPTAVPWTARGVEMVLEASGKIKTPETLSPYFEQVGLKRVVVACPVKGDVAGEEALNIVYGINHDLYEPDRHKLVTAASCTTNCLAPVVKVVHESFGIEHGMITTIHDITNTQVPIDAFKSDLRRARSGLTSLIPTTTGSAKAIAMIFPELKGKLNGHAVRVPLLNGSLTDAVFELKQSVTVEQVNDAFKAASEGALKGILGYEERPLVSCDYTNDNRSSIIDALSTMVVDDNQLKVFAWYDNEWGYSCRMADLTCHVVGLDA, translated from the coding sequence ATGCGCATTGGTATCAACGGCTTCGGGCGGATCGGACGCCTCGTGTTCCGAGCGCTCTGGGGGCGGCCCGGCATCGAGCTGGTGCATGTGAATGACCCCGCGGGCGACGCTGCAACGGCCGCCCATCTGCTGGAGTTTGATTCCGTTCACGGTCGCTGGGATCGCGGCATCAGCAGTGATGCGGACGGTTTCTCCGTGGAGGGATCACCACTGACCTGGTCGAGCGAGAAAGACCCCACAGCAGTGCCCTGGACAGCGCGCGGGGTGGAAATGGTGCTCGAGGCCAGCGGCAAGATCAAAACACCCGAGACCCTCAGTCCCTATTTCGAGCAGGTGGGGCTGAAACGGGTGGTGGTGGCCTGTCCGGTGAAGGGTGATGTGGCCGGCGAGGAGGCACTCAACATCGTTTACGGCATCAATCACGACCTTTATGAGCCAGACCGGCACAAGTTGGTGACGGCCGCTTCGTGCACCACCAACTGCCTCGCTCCCGTGGTGAAGGTTGTGCACGAGAGCTTCGGCATCGAGCACGGAATGATCACCACCATTCACGACATCACCAACACCCAGGTGCCGATCGATGCCTTCAAGAGCGATCTGCGCCGGGCCCGCTCCGGCCTCACATCCCTGATCCCGACCACCACGGGCTCCGCCAAGGCAATCGCCATGATTTTCCCTGAGCTCAAGGGCAAACTCAACGGCCATGCCGTGCGGGTACCACTCCTGAATGGATCGCTCACCGATGCGGTGTTCGAGCTCAAGCAGAGCGTCACGGTGGAACAGGTGAATGATGCGTTCAAGGCCGCCTCAGAGGGCGCGCTGAAGGGAATCCTGGGCTACGAAGAGCGCCCCTTGGTGTCGTGCGATTACACCAACGACAACCGCAGTTCGATCATCGATGCCCTCTCGACGATGGTGGTCGACGACAACCAGTTGAAAGTGTTCGCCTGGTACGACAACGAATGGGGCTACAGCTGCCGGATGGCTGACCTCACCTGTCACGTGGTGGGGCTGGACGCGTGA
- the accD gene encoding acetyl-CoA carboxylase, carboxyltransferase subunit beta: MSLFDWFADRRKGQSTGKITQEPEEGDGLWSKCPECGLVVYVKDLKGNASVCAGCGHHHRIDSHERIALIADPGSFEALNEALEPTDPLTFKDRRAYADRLRESQAATGLRDGVVTGLCRVDGLAMALAVMDFRFMGGSMGSVVGEKITRLVEEATARRLPLLIVCASGGARMQEGMLSLMQMAKISGALERHREAELLYMPLLTHPTTGGVTASFAMLGDLILAEPKALIGFAGRRVIEQTLREKLPDNFQTAEYLQDHGFVDTIVPRTQLRSSLASLLRLHGCRPMEITSA, from the coding sequence GTGTCTCTGTTCGACTGGTTCGCTGATCGCCGCAAGGGTCAGTCCACCGGAAAGATCACCCAGGAACCCGAGGAGGGAGATGGGCTCTGGAGCAAATGCCCGGAGTGCGGCCTGGTGGTTTACGTCAAGGATCTGAAGGGCAACGCCAGTGTCTGCGCAGGCTGTGGACATCACCACCGCATCGACAGCCACGAACGCATCGCGTTGATTGCGGATCCGGGCAGCTTTGAAGCTCTGAACGAGGCACTGGAACCGACCGATCCCCTGACCTTCAAGGATCGGCGGGCCTACGCCGATCGACTGCGGGAGAGTCAGGCGGCCACCGGTCTTCGGGATGGTGTCGTGACAGGCCTCTGTCGTGTGGATGGTCTGGCCATGGCCCTGGCGGTGATGGACTTCCGCTTCATGGGCGGATCAATGGGATCCGTTGTGGGGGAGAAGATCACCCGTCTGGTGGAGGAAGCCACCGCCCGTCGGCTGCCGCTGTTGATCGTGTGTGCATCAGGCGGTGCCCGCATGCAGGAGGGAATGCTCAGCCTCATGCAGATGGCCAAGATCTCCGGTGCTCTGGAGCGCCACCGCGAAGCGGAGCTGCTCTACATGCCGCTGCTCACGCACCCCACCACAGGTGGCGTCACCGCCAGTTTTGCCATGCTCGGAGATCTGATCCTGGCGGAACCAAAGGCCCTGATCGGTTTCGCTGGACGGCGGGTGATCGAGCAGACGCTGCGCGAGAAGCTGCCGGACAATTTCCAGACCGCGGAGTATCTGCAGGACCACGGCTTCGTGGACACGATCGTTCCTCGGACCCAGTTGCGCAGCAGCCTTGCCAGCCTGCTCCGGTTGCATGGCTGCAGGCCCATGGAGATCACCAGCGCATGA
- a CDS encoding Gfo/Idh/MocA family protein codes for MSLQPIGVAVAGLGFGEKVHLPALQANPDLCPVALWHPRQERLDAATAAHGLKGFSDWDALLADPAVEAVIIATPPEPRFALARQALEAGKHLLLEKPIALHADQARELQRLAIARGVSVAVDYEYRAVPLFMQAERLLRAGVIGTPWLVKLDWLMSSRADPSRGWNWYSQASKGGGVIGALGTHAFDMLAWLVGPVASVTALNGVSICKRPDPQGGMAPVDAEDVALIQTRLQWQGSAETSVPAQINLASVARNGRGCWLEIYGSDGSLVLGSANQKDYVHGFELCCSRAGEQPQLIEPDPDLAFATTWSDGRIAPVARLQSWWAESIRSGMPMIPGLAEGVASRLACDQAAQTASGLA; via the coding sequence ATGAGCCTTCAACCGATCGGCGTGGCCGTAGCAGGCCTGGGTTTTGGCGAGAAGGTGCACTTGCCGGCACTTCAGGCCAACCCCGATCTGTGCCCAGTGGCGTTGTGGCACCCGCGCCAGGAGCGCCTGGATGCCGCCACGGCTGCCCATGGCTTGAAGGGATTCAGCGACTGGGACGCGCTGCTGGCCGATCCAGCGGTCGAGGCCGTGATCATTGCCACCCCTCCGGAACCGCGTTTTGCGCTGGCCCGCCAAGCACTGGAGGCCGGCAAGCATCTGCTGCTGGAGAAGCCGATCGCCCTGCACGCGGATCAGGCCCGGGAATTGCAGCGACTGGCGATCGCAAGGGGGGTGTCGGTCGCGGTGGATTACGAATATCGGGCGGTGCCGCTGTTCATGCAGGCCGAACGCCTGCTGCGGGCTGGGGTGATCGGGACTCCCTGGCTGGTGAAGCTGGACTGGTTGATGAGCAGCCGAGCTGACCCCAGTCGCGGCTGGAACTGGTACTCCCAGGCGTCCAAGGGGGGCGGAGTGATCGGTGCCCTGGGGACCCATGCCTTTGACATGCTCGCCTGGCTGGTGGGTCCGGTGGCTTCGGTGACGGCACTCAATGGCGTCTCCATCTGCAAGCGTCCCGACCCCCAGGGAGGAATGGCACCCGTGGATGCTGAGGACGTTGCGTTGATCCAAACCCGATTGCAGTGGCAGGGGAGCGCGGAGACATCGGTGCCAGCGCAGATCAACCTCGCGTCGGTGGCCAGGAACGGACGCGGCTGCTGGCTGGAGATCTACGGGTCGGATGGAAGTCTTGTGCTCGGCAGTGCAAATCAGAAGGACTACGTGCATGGATTTGAACTGTGTTGTTCACGGGCTGGTGAGCAACCACAGCTGATCGAGCCGGATCCCGATCTCGCCTTTGCAACCACCTGGAGCGATGGTCGTATAGCTCCGGTGGCGAGGCTTCAGAGCTGGTGGGCCGAGAGCATTCGTTCTGGCATGCCGATGATTCCCGGCCTGGCGGAGGGAGTTGCCAGCCGATTGGCTTGCGATCAAGCAGCCCAGACGGCGTCTGGTCTCGCGTAA
- the purS gene encoding phosphoribosylformylglycinamidine synthase subunit PurS, which produces MPRYQARVLVRLRPSVLDPAGEATRGAAERLGVEGISKLRIGKAVELEVEAPDAEEARRRLEVLSDRLLANPVIEDWSLELQDS; this is translated from the coding sequence GTGCCGCGTTATCAAGCCCGCGTCCTTGTGCGCCTGCGCCCCTCCGTGCTCGATCCTGCCGGTGAAGCCACCCGTGGCGCTGCTGAGCGCCTGGGGGTGGAGGGCATCAGCAAGCTGCGGATCGGCAAGGCCGTCGAGCTGGAAGTGGAAGCCCCTGATGCCGAGGAGGCTCGTCGCCGGCTGGAAGTCTTAAGCGACCGCCTTCTGGCCAATCCAGTGATCGAAGACTGGTCCCTGGAGCTGCAGGACTCATGA
- the fba gene encoding class II fructose-bisphosphate aldolase (catalyzes the reversible aldol condensation of dihydroxyacetonephosphate and glyceraldehyde 3-phosphate in the Calvin cycle, glycolysis, and/or gluconeogenesis), with protein MALVPLRLLLDHAAENGYGIPAFNVNNLEQVQAIMEAADETDSPVILQASRGARNYAGEIFLRHLILAATETYPHIPVVMHQDHGNAPDTCYSAAINGFTSVMMDGSLEADAKTPASYEYNVAVTKQVVDFAHSVGVSVEGELGCLGSLETGKGEAEDGHGFEGELSKDMLLTDPAEAADFVAKTKCDALAIAIGTSHGAYKFTRKPTGEVLAISRIAEIHKAIPNTHLVMHGSSSVPQEWLEMINKHGGAIPETYGVPVEEIQEGIRNGVRKVNIDTDNRLAFTAAVREAAMADPANFDPRHFNKPARKYMKQVCLDRYQQFWAAGNASKIQQQTINYYAGLYAKGALDPKAAVAA; from the coding sequence ATGGCGCTCGTTCCGCTTCGGCTTCTGCTCGACCACGCCGCCGAGAACGGCTACGGCATCCCTGCGTTCAACGTGAACAACCTGGAGCAGGTGCAGGCGATCATGGAAGCGGCTGACGAGACAGACAGCCCCGTGATCCTGCAGGCTTCCCGTGGCGCCCGTAACTACGCCGGTGAGATCTTCCTGCGTCACCTGATCCTGGCCGCCACTGAGACCTATCCCCACATTCCCGTGGTGATGCACCAGGACCACGGCAACGCTCCTGACACCTGCTATTCCGCTGCCATTAACGGCTTCACCTCCGTGATGATGGATGGCTCCCTGGAAGCCGACGCCAAGACTCCCGCCAGCTACGAGTACAACGTGGCAGTCACGAAGCAAGTGGTGGATTTCGCCCACTCCGTGGGTGTGAGCGTTGAAGGTGAGCTGGGCTGCCTGGGCTCCCTGGAAACCGGCAAGGGTGAAGCCGAGGACGGCCACGGTTTCGAGGGTGAACTGTCCAAGGACATGCTCCTCACCGATCCCGCTGAAGCAGCTGACTTCGTTGCCAAGACCAAGTGCGACGCCCTGGCCATCGCCATCGGCACCAGCCACGGCGCTTACAAGTTCACCCGCAAGCCCACCGGTGAAGTGCTGGCCATCAGCCGCATCGCCGAGATCCACAAAGCCATCCCCAACACCCACCTGGTGATGCACGGCTCCTCCTCCGTTCCCCAGGAATGGCTGGAGATGATCAACAAGCACGGTGGTGCCATCCCCGAGACCTACGGCGTTCCCGTCGAGGAGATCCAGGAAGGCATCCGCAATGGTGTGCGCAAGGTGAACATCGACACCGATAACCGCCTCGCCTTCACCGCTGCTGTGCGTGAAGCGGCCATGGCCGATCCCGCCAACTTCGACCCTCGCCACTTCAACAAGCCGGCTCGTAAGTACATGAAGCAGGTCTGCCTCGACCGCTATCAGCAGTTCTGGGCCGCCGGCAATGCCAGCAAGATCCAGCAGCAGACCATCAACTACTACGCCGGTCTGTACGCCAAGGGTGCACTCGATCCCAAGGCCGCCGTCGCCGCTTGA
- the purQ gene encoding phosphoribosylformylglycinamidine synthase subunit PurQ produces the protein MSIGVLVFPGSNCDRDVQWATEGCLGMPTRRIWHEETDLSGLDAVVLPGGFSYGDYLRCGAIARFAPALQALLGFAAQGGRVLGICNGFQVLTELGLLPGALTRNRDLHFICEDAPLQVVSSRTPWLEHYGTDKALTLPIAHGEGRYQCSDDTLKQLQDADAIALRYQANPNGSVADIAGITNDSGNVLGLMPHPERACDPATGGTDGRVLLQGLLS, from the coding sequence ATGAGCATCGGCGTCCTTGTCTTTCCCGGCTCCAACTGCGACCGTGATGTGCAGTGGGCGACAGAAGGATGCCTCGGCATGCCCACCCGGCGGATATGGCATGAGGAAACGGATCTGAGCGGCCTCGATGCCGTTGTGCTGCCAGGGGGCTTCAGCTACGGCGACTACCTCCGCTGTGGTGCGATTGCCCGCTTCGCCCCAGCACTCCAGGCGCTGCTCGGCTTCGCGGCTCAAGGGGGACGCGTCCTGGGGATCTGCAACGGATTTCAGGTGCTGACCGAACTGGGACTCCTGCCGGGAGCCCTGACCCGCAACCGGGACCTTCACTTCATCTGTGAAGACGCACCGCTGCAGGTGGTCAGCTCCCGCACACCATGGTTGGAGCACTACGGAACAGACAAGGCGCTCACCCTGCCCATCGCCCATGGGGAAGGCCGCTATCAATGCTCCGACGACACCCTGAAGCAACTGCAGGATGCCGATGCCATCGCCCTGCGCTATCAAGCCAATCCAAATGGCTCGGTTGCGGACATTGCCGGCATCACCAACGACTCCGGAAACGTGCTGGGACTGATGCCCCATCCGGAGCGGGCCTGCGACCCTGCCACCGGTGGGACCGATGGTCGCGTCCTGCTGCAGGGCCTGCTGAGCTGA
- a CDS encoding DUF938 domain-containing protein produces MDQRLLFPATESNRGPIGDLLETMLPADGSVLEIASGSGEHAITFQRRFPQLLWQASDPDPDHRASINAWIRHAELAGVMPDALDLDVEQRPWPLPAAVVEDLKAMVCINLLHISPATCTEALLQEACDRLPKDGLLIIYGPFCHNGCHTSASNAAFDASLRQRDPRWGLRDLDWIDDLLTHRPMNLVGRHAMPANNTTLVLRRR; encoded by the coding sequence ATGGACCAACGCCTGCTCTTCCCCGCCACGGAAAGCAACCGAGGGCCGATCGGTGATCTGCTCGAAACGATGCTGCCTGCGGATGGTTCAGTGCTCGAGATCGCGAGCGGCAGTGGTGAACATGCCATCACCTTTCAACGACGCTTCCCTCAACTGCTGTGGCAGGCCAGTGATCCGGACCCCGACCACCGGGCCAGCATCAACGCCTGGATCCGCCACGCCGAACTGGCTGGCGTGATGCCTGATGCCCTGGATCTGGATGTCGAGCAGCGCCCTTGGCCCCTCCCAGCCGCTGTTGTGGAGGATCTGAAGGCCATGGTGTGCATCAACCTGCTGCACATCAGCCCAGCCACCTGCACGGAAGCGCTGTTGCAGGAAGCCTGCGACCGCCTTCCAAAGGATGGCCTGCTGATCATCTATGGACCCTTTTGCCACAACGGCTGTCACACCAGTGCCAGCAATGCGGCCTTTGACGCCTCCTTGCGGCAACGCGACCCTCGCTGGGGATTGAGGGATCTGGACTGGATCGATGACCTGCTCACCCATCGCCCGATGAATCTCGTTGGTCGTCACGCCATGCCTGCGAACAACACCACGCTGGTTCTCAGACGACGCTGA
- a CDS encoding prepilin peptidase, whose translation MTLLIVALFGACVGSFTNVVVWRLPRQESVVVPGSHCPRCGHAIRWHDNLPVIGWLLLGGRCRDCGAGISWRYPAVELASALLWLSALSVQAGGGLSEPWRPWAGLVLVALLLPLVLIDIDHLWLPEPLCRWGMVLGLLFSAGAGWTVLGDHLVAAALALVLLEGLSGMAERILGQPALGLGDAKLAALGGAWLGAAGIAVAMALGTLVGAVVGSVGRVSGRLQPRQAFAFGPFIALGIWLVWLRGADWWWEQWQRLLGF comes from the coding sequence ATGACCCTGCTCATCGTTGCCCTGTTCGGGGCCTGCGTTGGCAGCTTCACCAACGTGGTGGTGTGGCGCCTGCCCCGGCAGGAATCGGTGGTGGTTCCCGGCAGCCATTGCCCTCGCTGCGGCCATGCCATCCGCTGGCACGACAATCTGCCGGTGATCGGCTGGCTGCTTCTCGGGGGGCGATGCCGTGATTGTGGTGCCGGCATCAGCTGGCGCTACCCGGCAGTCGAATTGGCAAGTGCCCTGCTCTGGCTCAGTGCCCTCTCGGTTCAAGCCGGTGGTGGTCTGTCGGAACCCTGGCGGCCCTGGGCCGGTCTGGTGCTGGTCGCTCTGTTGCTGCCTCTGGTCTTGATCGACATCGACCACCTCTGGCTGCCGGAACCGCTGTGCCGATGGGGGATGGTGCTGGGCCTTCTGTTCAGTGCAGGCGCTGGATGGACTGTTCTGGGCGATCACCTTGTTGCGGCAGCGCTGGCGTTGGTGCTGCTCGAGGGGCTGAGCGGGATGGCCGAGCGGATTCTTGGGCAGCCGGCTCTCGGTTTGGGGGACGCCAAGCTGGCGGCCCTGGGTGGTGCCTGGCTGGGAGCTGCAGGAATCGCCGTCGCGATGGCTCTGGGCACCCTGGTGGGAGCCGTCGTCGGCAGCGTGGGTCGGGTCTCCGGGCGGTTGCAGCCTCGTCAGGCCTTTGCCTTTGGTCCGTTCATCGCCTTGGGGATCTGGCTGGTCTGGCTCAGGGGTGCTGACTGGTGGTGGGAGCAATGGCAGCGGCTGCTGGGTTTTTAA
- a CDS encoding mechanosensitive ion channel family protein: MNLTQLLTHIAVGTTITLLVSFLLRNVFPKLTRKTPGDFDDFVLRTLSESILPFGAVVVLLLIQSDLGLSNDVQRAYDVLLRIFGTVVIVRFANRVGIRFLQGVAHRSGDDLQQLFISLQPLIKALIWMIGALVLFQSLGVKLAAIWALLSAGGIGIGLALKDPAQELFAYLMILLDKPFTVGQFINVGSTWATVERIGVRSTHLRSLRGEIVVMNNSALTNSTILNFADMNTRRMIYSLGVTYSTTVDQMKAIPAMVEEVINAVDNTNFSRCHFTEFGDSSLNFELVYYIDTRDYTTALNAQQAINLGIMEAFAQQGIDFAFPSQTLYLEDETRSGKES; the protein is encoded by the coding sequence TTGAACCTGACTCAACTTCTGACCCACATTGCTGTGGGAACGACCATCACGCTGCTGGTGTCATTCCTGCTTCGCAATGTTTTTCCGAAGCTCACGCGAAAAACACCTGGCGACTTTGACGACTTTGTTCTCCGCACCTTGTCAGAGTCGATTCTTCCATTTGGAGCCGTCGTTGTCCTGTTGTTGATTCAGAGCGACCTCGGACTCAGCAACGACGTTCAACGGGCCTACGACGTCCTGCTGCGGATCTTCGGCACGGTTGTCATCGTCCGATTCGCCAATCGCGTTGGGATTCGCTTTCTGCAGGGTGTTGCCCATCGCAGCGGAGATGACCTTCAACAACTGTTCATCAGCTTGCAACCCCTGATCAAGGCGTTGATCTGGATGATCGGTGCACTCGTGCTGTTTCAGAGCCTGGGGGTGAAACTTGCTGCCATCTGGGCACTGCTCAGCGCTGGTGGCATCGGGATTGGCTTGGCCCTAAAAGATCCTGCCCAGGAATTGTTCGCATACCTGATGATCCTGCTGGATAAGCCATTCACGGTGGGGCAGTTCATCAACGTCGGCTCAACCTGGGCCACGGTGGAACGGATTGGTGTTCGCTCCACCCACCTGCGCAGCCTGAGAGGGGAAATCGTGGTGATGAACAATTCCGCCCTCACCAACAGCACGATTCTGAATTTTGCCGACATGAACACGCGGCGAATGATCTATTCACTCGGTGTCACCTACAGCACCACAGTGGATCAGATGAAAGCCATTCCAGCCATGGTGGAAGAGGTGATCAATGCGGTCGACAACACCAACTTCAGTCGCTGCCACTTCACCGAATTCGGTGACTCCAGCCTGAACTTTGAGCTGGTGTATTACATCGACACCAGGGATTACACCACGGCGCTGAATGCTCAGCAGGCCATCAATCTGGGGATCATGGAAGCCTTTGCCCAACAAGGGATCGATTTCGCCTTCCCGAGCCAGACCCTCTACCTCGAAGACGAGACCCGCTCCGGCAAAGAGTCCTGA